A single Corticium candelabrum chromosome 16, ooCorCand1.1, whole genome shotgun sequence DNA region contains:
- the LOC134192575 gene encoding uncharacterized protein K02A2.6-like, which translates to MAHQRYAIVVHDLGSKWPEVRLCSQVRTQEVVQFLEDLIVRWGFPESITTDNGPQFRSYEFQQWSRERGIRHILTPLYHPKANGGVERFNQVLKQGLKTGLLEGRSVESSVQSTLFNYRSTAHSLTRKSPAEVMLGRKLRQPLSQMIPRQDKKGSLQLKNADEVVARKQAAMKAYVDHKRRARASSFSPGSWVRVKRPLRGHKLKSQLSDPVEVWSRVGKDTYLLQDGRLWHADQLIAVAKPAGVANTAAVLSWTDGEEEISEDMTGNQHDGGNVEVEGEAASDAGTAHDHENETETTRPKRVRTRPKRFEDFEVEYATRLEGGENVVFVDAC; encoded by the coding sequence ATGGCTCACCAGCGATACGCTATTGTAGTTCATGATCTGGGATCAAAGTGGCCAGAAGTAAGACTGTGCTCACAAGTGCGGACGCAAGAGGTTGTGCAGTTTTTGGAAGACCTTATTGTTAGGTGGGGGTTTCCTGAGTCGATAACAACGGACAATGGACCTCAGTTCCGGTCGTATGAGTTTCAGCAGTGGTCACGAGAACGGGGTATTCGCCATATTCTCACACCACTGTATCATCCAAAAGCAAATGGAGGAGTCGAAAGATTCAATCAAGTGCTTAAACAAGGCCTGAAGACAGGGTTGTTGGAAGGACGTTCAGTGGAGAGTTCAGTGCAAAGCACATTGTTTAATTACCGGTCTACGGCGCATTCACTTACGAGGAAATCACCAGCAGAAGTTATGTTGGGCCGAAAGCTTCGGCAGCCCTTATCCCAGATGATTCCTAGGCAAGATAAGAAGGGATCACTTCAGCTGAAGAATGCGGACGAGGTCGTGGCAAGGAAACAGGCAGCGATGAAGGCATATGTAGATCATAAAAGGAGAGCTAGAGCTTCGTCCTTTTCTCCCGGAAGTTGGGTAAGAGTAAAGCGTCCGCTAAGAGGCCATAAGTTGAAGTCGCAATTGTCCGATCCAGTAGAAGTCTGGTCAAGGGTAGGGAAGGACACTTACCTGCTACAAGATGGACGTCTGTGGCATGCTGACCAATTAATTGCTGTGGCGAAGCCAGCTGGTGttgcaaatacagctgcagtacTCAGCTGGACTGATGGGGAAGAGGAGATCTCAGAAGACATGACAGGAAATCAACACGATGGGGGAAATGTCGAAGTCGAAGGAGAGGCAGCAAGTGATGCAGGCACTGCCCATGATCATGAAAAtgagacagaaacaacaaggcCAAAACGAGTGAGGACAAGGCCCAAACGCTTCGAAGATTTTGAGGTGGAATATGCAACTCGATTAGAAGGGGGAGaaaatgttgtgtttgtagatgcttGCTAG
- the LOC134191815 gene encoding uncharacterized protein K02A2.6-like, with protein MATSGIHPPPPFLPHPGEPAVPWKHWLSAFDTYVAAAAIKDEADNKPRLRALLTHCLGLEGQRILSTETETESYVQLRDVCATLFGPRLNSMVERFKFRQRKQHQGESVKQYVFALRQLAATCKFGPLHDEMIRDQLIEKTVCGKVRDRLLEEDEDLTLDKAIVLASRMEEAARDSAAIVTVSGSVMDAVPGGLTNTALGQLAQESRGIRQVQTRPGKSGWSSRGDGKCGNCGFSVHKGSTCPASTQTCRKCGRIGHYARCCRSKKQSQIQEVDCGNEQGVELETVRINVVGGQSSTLEYRQCVCELAGVSLSLVIDLGAKVSVLSKRSYDRWFSWSKLEPANRKLVGYAGSPIKVLGKAKLPVRYRRCQLAEFPFYITDKGTDILGLDLFDALGFQICWDPEELGSHSVQAVDLLNDGVTKGGWSRRWPRVFSGLGKANHFVHCPLVNTTVPPIMQPLRRLPLALRERVAEELDRWESLDIIEKVDSSPWISNLVVVWKKSGAIRLCVDLRRANQAIIPGKHPLPTMEDIAAEFYGSTVFSKLDLNQGYLQIPLAEESRFITAFVTHKGTYQFKRMPFGLASAPSAFQKVMVTVVAGIPGVAVYMDDIVVHGPDRPSHNKRLNDVFQRLQHHNLTLNVDKCTFAVKEISFVGHSISASGIRPLTSNIEAVERLKEPTSVTELNSFLGMTNYYLRFVQGYADISSPLRCLLRKDAHWEWSTECQTAFDKLKQLVTSAPVLAHFSSTADTFVSCDASGVAIGAVLSQIQDGQERPVAYASRALSPAEQKYAVGEREALACVWACEKWHVFLFGRPFVLRTDHQALVSLLSASGTGQRPLRLHRWTERLYKYTFRVEYRPGHSNQVADLLSRSPAPAENSAWDSDDVEECILLLSTWSPGVPLDEMERESGADAEIQTVLRCIREGWHDVKGESRPFWNVRHELAPVGGKSSCLMRGNRIVVPRLLQKRVLQRAHEGHLGVVRMKQRCREFAWWPGIDRQIEQMVRDCEPCLVSGKSRQLYMLHYNLLLGQRYRGNDFR; from the coding sequence atggcgacTTCAGGCATTCACCCGCCTCCTCCTTTCCTTCCACACCCGGGGGAACCGGCGGTGCCATGGAAGCATTGGTTGTCCGCTTTTGACACCTACGTGGCAGCCGCGGCAATCAAAGACGAAGCAGACAACAAGCCTCGACTACGCGCCCTTTTGACTCATTGCTTAGGACTGGAAGGGCAGCGGATACTTTCGACGGAGACAGAGACGGAATCATACGTTCAGTTACGTGATGTGTGTGCGACGTTGTTCGGACCGAGACTCAATTCTATGGTCGAGAGATTCAAATTCCGACAAAGAAAGCAACATCAAGGAGAGTCCGTGAAGCAATatgtgtttgctctgagacaGCTAGCAGCCACTTGCAAGTTTGGACCGTTGCATGACGAAATGATTAGGGATCAACTTATAGAAAAGACGGTTTGTGGTAAAGTGAGAGACCGCTTGTTGGAAGAAGATGAAGATCTTACTCTAGACAAAGCAATTGTACTGGCATCACGGATGGAAGAGGCGGCTAGGGATTCAGCAGCTATTGTGACAGTGTCAGGTAGCGTAATGGATGCAGTGCCAGGAGGTTTAACTAATACAGCTTTGGGTCAATTGGCACAGGAGTCACGTGGGATTCGTCAAGTACAGACACGGCCAGGTAAAAGCGGCTGGAGTAGCAGAGGAGACGGCAAATGTGGTAACTGTGGGTTCTCGGTTCACAAGGGTTCAACATGCCCAGCATCAACACAGACCTGTAGAAAATGTGGGAGAATAGGACACTACGCACGTTGCTGTAGGTCAAAGAAACAGTCACAGATCCAGGAAGTTGATTGTGGCAATGAGCAAGGGGTAGAGTTGGAGACCGTTCGAATCAATGTTGTTGGTGGTCAGTCCAGTACACTCGAGTATCGCCAATGCGTTTGCGAGTTAGCTGGTGTCAGTTTGTCACTTGTTATTGACTTGGGGGCGAAGGTTTCAGTGCTGTCAAAAAGGTCATATGATCGATGGTTTTCTTGGAGTAAGCTGGAACCAGCAAATCGAAAGCTAGTTGGTTATGCAGGATCGCCAATAAAGGTGTTGGGAAAGGCAAAGCTACCAGTCCGATACCGGAGATGTCAATTAGCAGAGTTTCCATTCTATATTACAGACAAGGGGACAGACATACTAGGTCTCGACTTGTTTGATGCCCTGggatttcaaatttgttggGATCCAGAAGAACTAGGCAGTCATAGTGTACAAGCGGTTGACTTGCTCAACGATGGAGTTACTAAGGGAGGTTGGAGTCGGAGATGGCCTAGGGTGTTCAGTGGATTGGGGAAAGCCAATCACTTTGTTCATTGCCCGTTAGTGAACACCACCGTACCACCGATTATGCAGCCACTTAGGAGATTGCCACTGGCTCTACGAGAGAGGGTGGCAGAGGAGTTGGATCGTTGGGAGAGTTTGGATATCATTGAAAAAGTGGATTCATCCCCATGGATCTCAAATTTAGTAGTTGTATGGAAGAAATCAGGGGCAATTAGACTCTGCGTAGACCTTCGAAGAGCCAATCAGGCAATCATACCTGGCAAGCATCCACTTCCAACAATGGAAGACATAGCGGCAGAGTTTTATGGATCTACAGTATTTTCGAAGCTGGACTTAAACCAGGGGTACTTGCAAATACCTTTGGCAGAGGAAAGTCGCTTTATTACAGCATTTGTAACACATAAGGGGACTTACCAGTTCAAGAGAATGCCATTCGGTTTGGCATCGGCCCCAAGTGCCTTCCAGAAAGTCATGGTTACGGTCGTAGCCGGAATACCAGGAGTTGCTGTCTACATGGACGATATTGTCGTTCATGGGCCAGATCGACCAAGTCACAATAAGAGACTGAATGATGTGTTTCAACGActacaacatcacaatttgaCACTAAATGTGGACAAGTGCACTTTTGCAGTTAAGGAAATATCATTTGTGGGACACAGTATTTCGGCGAGTGGTATTCGTCCTCTAACATCTAACATAGAAGCAGTTGAAAGACTGAAAGAACCGACATCAGTGACAGAACTAAATTCATTCCTCGGTATGACAAATTACTACCTCCGGTTCGTGCAGGGCTATGCTGATATCTCTTCTCCTTTGCGGTGCTTATTACGGAAGGATGCCCATTGGGAATGGTCCACTGAATGTCAAACGGCATTTGACAAATTGAAACAGCTTGTCACATCAGCACCAGTTCTTGCCCACTTTTCATCCACAGCGGACACCTTTGTGTCGTGTGACGCTTCTGGAGTAGCTATTGGGGCAGTATTGTCTCAAATACAAGATGGACAGGAACGTCCTGTGGCATATGCGTCCCGTGCGTTGTCACCAGCAGAGCAGAAATATGCTGTGGGAGAACGGGAGGCATTGGcctgtgtgtgggcgtgtgagAAGTGgcatgtatttttgtttggaCGACCGTTTGTACTTCGTACCGATCACCAAGCCTTGGTATCACTGCTATCTGCGTCAGGAACAGGTCAAAGGCCATTGCGATTACACCGGTGGACAGAACGGCTGTACAAGTATACATTCCGCGTGGAATATCGACCTGGTCATTCCAATCAAGTTGCTGATCTACTGTCGAGGTCACCAGCTCCAGCTGAGAATTCAGCATGGGACTCTGATGATGTGGAAGAATGTATATTATTGTTGAGCACATGGAGCCCGGGGGTACCCTTGGATGAAATGGAAAGGGAGTCAGGTGCAGATGCAGAAATCCAAACGGTTTTAAGGTGCATCCGGGAAGGATGGCACGATGTCAAAGGAGAGTCCCGTCCTTTTTGGAATGTTCGACACGAGTTGGCACCTGTGGGTGGAAAGTCGAGTTGTCTGATGAGAGGGAATCGAATAGTCGTACCAAGGTTGCTGCAGAAACGGGTGCTACAGCGAGCTCATGAGGGTCACTTGGGGGTTGTTCGTATGAAACAGAGATGCCGAGAGTTTGCCTGGTGGCCTGGGATTGACCGCCAAATTGAGCAAATGGTGAGAGATTGTGAGCCCTGCCTTGTCAGCGGGAAGTCTCGCCAACTGTACATGCTCCATTACAACCTACTCCTTGGACAGCGGTACCGTGGCAACGACTTCAGGTAG